TCGCCGCCATGCCGGAGGTGATGGAGGCCTACCGCATGGCCGGCGAGGTCGACTACATGCTGCGCGTCGCGGTGACCGACATGGCGGCCTATGACCGCTTCTACAAAAGGCTGATCGCCGCGGTGCAGCCGCGCAACGTCACCTCCCGCTTCGCCATGGAGCGGATGAAGCACAGCACCGCCCTGCCGCTGAACAGCCCGGCCTTCCGGGAGCGCGGCGAGGGGCGGGAATAATCTCCCCCATCCCCGGCGCCGCGCAGGATGACCATGCTGCGTCGCGGGAAAAGTTTGGGAAACACAACTCTTTCGCCGGCCCCCGCCGCTTCATAGCTTTGGCGGACCATGATGATGCCCGGCCCCCCTGCTTCGCCTCCTGGCACCCGCGCCCCGCCGCGCGGCTGTTGTCGGCGCGCCTGACGCCCTGAGCCCGCCGCGCGGGCCCCTTCCGCTCCTCCGCCCCGTTGCAGCCGGCCCGCTTTGGGCCGGGAAGGACAAGCATGCCCGACACCCAGGCGGCACTCGCGCCGCGCGCCCTGATCGAGCGACCCGCAGCACAGGGCTGGCAGCCGCCCCGCCTGGCCCTGCCGCCGAAGCTGCGCCGCTTCCTCTCGCCCCTGGTGCTGGTGCTGCTGTGGCAGGCGGCCAGCATGGCCGGGCTGATCTCGCCGCGCACCTTGGCCGCGCCCAGCACCATCCTGGTCGCCGCCTGGGAGCTGACGCTCTCGGGCGAGCTGCCCTCGCATCTGGCGGTCTCGCTGGGGCGGGTGCTGGCCGGGCTCGGCATCGGGCTCTCGGCCGGCGTCACCCTGGCGCTGGTGGCCGGCCTGTCGCGGCTGGGGGAGGAGATCGTCGACGCGCCGATGCAGATGCTGCGCACCCTGCCCTTCCTGGCGCTGGTGCCGCTTTTCATCCTGTGGTTCGGCATTGGCGAGACGCCGAAGATCGCGCTGGTGGCGCTGGGCGCCGCCTTCCCGGTCTATCTGACGCTGTTCGCCGGCATCCGCGGCGTCGACCCCAAGCTGGCCGAGGCGGGCCGGGTCTTCGGCCTGGACCGGCGCGGGCTGGTGCGCCACGTCATCCTGCCCGGCGCGCTGCCCTCCGCCCTGGTCGGGCTGCGCTACGCCCTCGGCAGCGCCTGGCTCAGCCTGGTGATCGCCGAGCAGATCAATGCCAGCGCCGGCATCGGCTTCCTGATCAATGACGCGCGGGAATTCCTGCGCACCGACATCATCGTCGTCGGCCTGCTGGTCTATGCGCTGCTCGGCCTCGGCGCCGATGCGCTGGTGCGGCTGGTCGAGCGCCGGGCGCTGGCCTGGCGGCCGAGCCTGGTGAAGGGGTGAACGCCATGGCCGATATCGCACCCGCCGCCGCGCCGCTGCGCGTCCGCAACCTGACCCGCCGCTTCGGCGAGAACACCGTGCTGCACGGCCTGGATCTCGATCTGGCGCCGGGCAGCTTCACCGCCCTGCTGGGCCGCAGCGGCTCCGGCAAGAGCACGCTGCTGCGCACCCTGGCGGGCCTCGACCCGGTTCCCGCGGATGCGGTGCTGGATCTGCCGCGCCCGGTCTCCGTCGTGTTCCAGGAGCCGCGCCTGCTGCCCTGGAAGCAGGTCTGGCAGAATGTCGCCCTTGGCCTCTCCGGCCGTGGCGCGCGCGAGCGCGCGGCGGCGGCGCTGCAGGAGGTGGGGCTGGGGCGGCATCTGGAGGCCTTTCCCGCCACCCTCTCCGGCGGCGAGGCGCAGCGCGCCGCTTTGGCGCGTGCCCTGGTGCGCGAGCCGCGGCTGCTGCTGCTGGATGAGCCCTTCGCCGCGCTGGACGCGCTGACGCGGATCCGCATGCACAGCCTGGTGCTGGAGCTGTGGCGCCATCACGGCCCCACCACGCTGATCGTCACCCATGATGTGGACGAGGCGGTGCTGCTGGCCGACCGCGTGCTGGTGCTGGAGGGCGGCCGCATCGCCGCCGACATCGCGGTCGAGTTGCCGCGTCCGCGCCGCCACGCCGACCCCGGTTTCGCCGCGCTGCGCCGGCGGCTGCTGGGCGAACTCGGCGTCGCGCTGGAGGAAGCGGCATGATCGACGGGCTGATCCTGCACCAGGACCCGGTCGCCGCCCTGGTGCGCGGCTTCGCCGAGGGCGCCGCCGCGCATGACCGCGCGGGCAGCTTCCCGCATGAGAATTTTGCCCGGTTGCACCAGGCGGGGCTGCTCGGGCTGACCGCGCCGGTGGAATGGGGCGGCGAGGCGGCGGGGCTGGCGCGCTGCGCCGCGCTGGTCGGCCGCATCGCCGAGGGCTGCCCGGCCACCGCCCTGGTGCTGGCCATGCAGTTCATCCAGCTGCGCCAGATGACGCAGGACCCGGCCTGGCCGGAGGCGCTGCGCGCCCGGCTGGCGCTGGGCGCCGTCGAGCGGGGCGAGCTGGTCAATGCGCTGCGTGTCGAGCCGGAGCTGGGCTCGCCCGCGCGCGGCGGGCTGCCGGCCACGGTGCTGCGCCGCACGGAATCGGGCTGGTCGCTGTCGGGGCGCAAGATCTATTCGACCGGCGCGCCCGGGCTGCGCTGGTACCTGGTCTGGGCCCGCACCGAGGAAGCCAGCCCGCGCATCGGCGCCGTGCTGGTCGATGCCCGCAGCCCCGGCATCCGTATCGAGGAAAGCTGGGACCAGGCGGGGCTGCGCGCCTCCGGCAGCCATGACGTGGTGTTCGAGGAGGTGGCGCTGCCGTCGGATGCCGCGCCCGATCTGCGCGCGCCGTCGGATTGGGCGCGGCCAGGATGCCGGGGCGAATGCCTGGAACACGCTGCTGATCGCAGCACTCTACACCGGCGTGGCGCGCGCCGCGCGGGACTGGCTGCTGGGCTTCCTGCATCGCCGGGTGCCGGCCAGCCTCGGCGCGCCGCTGGCCACTTTGCCGCGCATGCAGGAGGCGGTCGGCCGCATCGAGGGGCTGCTGCTGGCCAATCAGCGCCTGATCGCCTCCGCCGCCGCCGCCGAGGATGCCGGCACGCCGCCCTCGGCGACGGAATCCGCCCTGCTGAAGGCGCTGGCCGCCGAGAACGCCATCACCGTGGTGCAGGAGGCCGTGGCGCTCTGCGGCAACCATGCGCTGGCGCGCAGCAACCCGCTGGAGCGGCATCTGCGCGACGTGCTCTGCGCCCGCATCCACACCCCGCAACAGGACGCCGCCCATCTGCAGGCCGGGCGCCGCGCGCTCGGGCTTGGCTGAGGAGATTTCCATGTCCCAGGACCTCGAATTCATCGGCATGATCCAGCCGCGCGAGCAGTCGGAAATCCATCCGGCGCGCGGCCCCGCCATCGATCCCGGCTATCTGCGCGATTCCGCCCAGGCGCATGATCGCGGCGGCTTCGACCGCATCCTGATCGGCTGGCACAGCAACGGGCCGGATGGGCTGCAGCTGGCGGCCCACGCCGCCGCCTATACCGAGCGCGTCGGCTTCCTCGTCGCGCACCGCCCCGGCTTCCAGGCGCCGACCACGGCGGCGCGGGCCTTCAACACGCTGGACCAGCTCAGCCATGGCCGCGCCGCCATCCATGTGATCTCCGGCGGCGACGACACCGACCAGGCGCGCGATGGCGACTGGCTGGGCAAGGATGACCGCTACGCCCGCACCGACGAATATCTCGACGTGCTGAAGGCGGTGTGGTCGGCCGACCGGCCGGTGGACCATGAGGGCGTCTATTACCGGATCCGCGGCGCCTCGCCCGAGGTGCGCGCGGTGCAGGCGCCGCGCATCCCGATCTATTTCGGCGGCGCGTCGGAGGCGGCGCTGCGCGTCGCCGGGCGGCATGCCGATGTCTATGCGCTGTGGGGCGAGACCCAGGCGCAGGTGCGCGAGATCGTGGCGCGGGTGCGCACCGAGGCGGCGCGGCATGGGCGGGAGGTGCGCTTCAGCCTGTCCTTCCGCCCGATCCTGGCCGCGACCGAAAGCGCCGCCTGGGAGAAGGCGGAGCGCATCCTGCACCGTATCCGCGCCGTGCGTGGCCAGGCGGCGCTCGGCCCGAACAGCGCCGCGCCGCAGAATGCCGGTTCGCAGCGCCTGCTGCAGGCCGCCGCGCTGGGCGACCGGCCGGAGGGCCGCCTCTACACCGCCATCGCGCGGGAGACGGGGGCGCGCGGCAACACCACCGCCCTGGTCGGCACGCCGGAGCAGGTGGCGGAGGCCTTCCTCGAGTATCACGCGCTGGGCGTCAGCACCTTCCTGATCCGCGGCTTCGACCCGCTGGAGGATGCGGTGGAGTACGGCCAGAGCCTGCTGCCGGCGACGCGCCGGCTGCTGGCCGGGAAGCTGGCCGCGCGCCAGGGCGTGCCGGCATGAGCGTGATCCTGCAACGCCGCGCGCTGCTGCTGGCGGCGGGGGCGGCCCTCGCCATGCCGCGCATCCTGCGCGCCCAGGCGCCGCTGCGGGTGGGCGACCAGCGCGGCAATGCGCGGGCGGTGATGCAGGCCGCCGGCGTGCTCGACGGCGTCGAGGGCCGCTACGCCTGGAGCGAATTCCCCGCCGCCGCGCCGCTGGTGGAGGCGTTGAATGCGGGCGCCATCGACACGGGTCTGGTGGGGGATGCGCCCTTCACCTTCGGCGCCGCCGCCGGCGTGCCGGCTAAGGCGATTGCTGCGACGCGGCAGAACCAGGATGGGCTCGCGATTCTGGTGCCGAAGGACAGCGCGGTGCGCAGCCTGCAGGATCTGGCGGGCAAGCGCATCGCCACGGGGCGCGGCTCGATCGGGCACCAGCTGGTGCTGGCGGCGCTGGAGGCGGCGAAGCTGCCGCATGATGCGGTGCGGCTGGTCTTCCTGCTGCCGGCCGATGCCAAGGCGGCCTATAGCAGCGGCGCGGTCGAGGCCTGGTCCACCTGGGAACCCTATGTGTCGCAGGAGGAGGTTCTCGCCGGCTCGCGGCGCATCGTCGATGGCAATGGTATCACGCCGGGCCTGAGCTTCCAGGCGGCGCGGGATGATGCGATCGCCTCGCGCCGGCCGGAGCTGGAGGATTTCGTGCGTCGTTTGACCGTGGCGCGGCGCTGGGCCAACGAGAACATCCCGGCCTATGCCAAGAGCTGGTCGGCGCTGATGAATGTGCCGGAGCCGGTGGCCGTGCAGTGGTTCACGCGCGCCCGCACGCGGGTGGTGCCGATCGACGATGCCGTTGTGCGCGACGAGCAGGGCAATATCGATCTGTACAGCCGAGCCGGGCTGGTGCGCCGCCGCATCCAGGCCGAGGATATTCTTGATCGTAGCTTCACGCCCGTCATCCAGGGCGCCTAACTGACAGAAAAAGATGATGGGGGCCCGGGGGAAGAATTCCTTCTTCCCCCGGACTTTTTTCTGTTCAGCGCAGCGTCGGATCCAGCCTATCGCGCAGCCAGTCGCCCAGCAGGCTGACGGAGAGGGTGGTCAGCACGATGACGCAGGAGGGCGAGAGCAGGATCCAGGGCGCGCGCGTCAGGTATTCC
The sequence above is a segment of the Pseudoroseomonas cervicalis genome. Coding sequences within it:
- a CDS encoding acyl-CoA dehydrogenase family protein; protein product: MPRPICARRRIGRGQDAGANAWNTLLIAALYTGVARAARDWLLGFLHRRVPASLGAPLATLPRMQEAVGRIEGLLLANQRLIASAAAAEDAGTPPSATESALLKALAAENAITVVQEAVALCGNHALARSNPLERHLRDVLCARIHTPQQDAAHLQAGRRALGLG
- a CDS encoding ABC transporter ATP-binding protein produces the protein MADIAPAAAPLRVRNLTRRFGENTVLHGLDLDLAPGSFTALLGRSGSGKSTLLRTLAGLDPVPADAVLDLPRPVSVVFQEPRLLPWKQVWQNVALGLSGRGARERAAAALQEVGLGRHLEAFPATLSGGEAQRAALARALVREPRLLLLDEPFAALDALTRIRMHSLVLELWRHHGPTTLIVTHDVDEAVLLADRVLVLEGGRIAADIAVELPRPRRHADPGFAALRRRLLGELGVALEEAA
- a CDS encoding ABC transporter substrate-binding protein, which codes for MSVILQRRALLLAAGAALAMPRILRAQAPLRVGDQRGNARAVMQAAGVLDGVEGRYAWSEFPAAAPLVEALNAGAIDTGLVGDAPFTFGAAAGVPAKAIAATRQNQDGLAILVPKDSAVRSLQDLAGKRIATGRGSIGHQLVLAALEAAKLPHDAVRLVFLLPADAKAAYSSGAVEAWSTWEPYVSQEEVLAGSRRIVDGNGITPGLSFQAARDDAIASRRPELEDFVRRLTVARRWANENIPAYAKSWSALMNVPEPVAVQWFTRARTRVVPIDDAVVRDEQGNIDLYSRAGLVRRRIQAEDILDRSFTPVIQGA
- a CDS encoding ABC transporter permease subunit produces the protein MPDTQAALAPRALIERPAAQGWQPPRLALPPKLRRFLSPLVLVLLWQAASMAGLISPRTLAAPSTILVAAWELTLSGELPSHLAVSLGRVLAGLGIGLSAGVTLALVAGLSRLGEEIVDAPMQMLRTLPFLALVPLFILWFGIGETPKIALVALGAAFPVYLTLFAGIRGVDPKLAEAGRVFGLDRRGLVRHVILPGALPSALVGLRYALGSAWLSLVIAEQINASAGIGFLINDAREFLRTDIIVVGLLVYALLGLGADALVRLVERRALAWRPSLVKG
- a CDS encoding LLM class flavin-dependent oxidoreductase — translated: MSQDLEFIGMIQPREQSEIHPARGPAIDPGYLRDSAQAHDRGGFDRILIGWHSNGPDGLQLAAHAAAYTERVGFLVAHRPGFQAPTTAARAFNTLDQLSHGRAAIHVISGGDDTDQARDGDWLGKDDRYARTDEYLDVLKAVWSADRPVDHEGVYYRIRGASPEVRAVQAPRIPIYFGGASEAALRVAGRHADVYALWGETQAQVREIVARVRTEAARHGREVRFSLSFRPILAATESAAWEKAERILHRIRAVRGQAALGPNSAAPQNAGSQRLLQAAALGDRPEGRLYTAIARETGARGNTTALVGTPEQVAEAFLEYHALGVSTFLIRGFDPLEDAVEYGQSLLPATRRLLAGKLAARQGVPA